The DNA sequence TTCACCCTTATACCCTTGGCCTGCTGTCGTCCGTGCCCAGGCTTACGGGCGGCGGTGTGGCCGAAGGCATCTATGGTCGTATACCCGATTACCTGCGCCCTCCCGGTGGGTGCCGTTTTCACCCTCGCTGTCCCCGGGCTGTACAGAGGTGCAGGGAAGAAAAGCCCCTTCTCAGAGACCTGGGAGACGGCCACCAGGTAGCCTGTTTTCAGGTATAAGGAGATGAGAAATCATGAATGCACCCATCATGACCATTAACAATTTGAAAATGTACTTTCCGGTGCAAAAATCAAAAGGTAAGCCCGTTTATGTGAAGGCCGTGGACGGGGTTGACTTAACCATCCACAGAGGGGAAATCATGGGCCTGGTGGGAGAATCGGGTTCGGGTAAAAGTACCCTGGCCTACACGGTCATGGGCATGTATAAGCCTACCGGTGGACAGATCATTTTTCAGGGCCGGGATATCAGTATGAGTAGTGACAAACGCCCTCTTTCCTTAAAAAAAGATTTGCAGATAGTTTTCCAGGACCCCGGTTCTTCCTTGAACCCGTCTCATAACATCCGTCAAATTCTGGAGCTGCCCTTGCGGGTACATAAGATTGTCAAGAGAGAAGAGATGGAGAGGAAGATCACGCAAATCCTGCAGATGGTGGAGTTATCGCCTAATTACATGTATAAGTCTCCTGCTTCCATGGGCGGCGGGGAAAGACAGATGGTATCCATTGCCCGTGCCCTCGCTACCGATCCCACGTTCATAATTCTGGACGAACCAACCTCTGCCCTGGATGTTTCCATTCAGGCTAAAATAATTAATATGCTTTTAAAATTACAGCAGGAAAAGCAACTAACTTATTTATTTATTACCCATGATTTAAGCTTGATGCGAAACATTGCCACAAGGGTGGCCATTATGTACCTGGGGAAAATTTGCGAAATGGCCGATACCGTTGAATTCTTTAGAAATCCCCTTCACCCCTATACCAGAATGCTTCTTTCCTCTATTCCGGTGGTTTCCGAAGAGGAGGAGGCACTGAAGCCTAAAAAGGTCATCTCTACCGGTGAGATACCTTCTCCGGTAAATGTGCCGCCCGGCTGCAGCTTCCACCTCCGGTGTCCGGAAAAGACTGAGTTGTGTTTCCGGGAAGACCCCGTAATGTTGGAGGTGTCTCCCGGTCACCTGGTGCGCTGTCATGCTTATCAAAAGACTGCCGGTGTTAACGTTGCTTGAAGGTAGTGAGATTTTTCTAGATTTTATCTGGTTTGCATTACCGGGAAACTAATTTTTGGAGGGAATTTAATCCGTGAGTAAGAAAC is a window from the Desulfofundulus luciae genome containing:
- a CDS encoding ABC transporter ATP-binding protein, with protein sequence MNAPIMTINNLKMYFPVQKSKGKPVYVKAVDGVDLTIHRGEIMGLVGESGSGKSTLAYTVMGMYKPTGGQIIFQGRDISMSSDKRPLSLKKDLQIVFQDPGSSLNPSHNIRQILELPLRVHKIVKREEMERKITQILQMVELSPNYMYKSPASMGGGERQMVSIARALATDPTFIILDEPTSALDVSIQAKIINMLLKLQQEKQLTYLFITHDLSLMRNIATRVAIMYLGKICEMADTVEFFRNPLHPYTRMLLSSIPVVSEEEEALKPKKVISTGEIPSPVNVPPGCSFHLRCPEKTELCFREDPVMLEVSPGHLVRCHAYQKTAGVNVA